A stretch of the Dioscorea cayenensis subsp. rotundata cultivar TDr96_F1 chromosome 4, TDr96_F1_v2_PseudoChromosome.rev07_lg8_w22 25.fasta, whole genome shotgun sequence genome encodes the following:
- the LOC120259321 gene encoding GTP-binding nuclear protein Ran-3-like — translation MALPNQQTVDYPSFKLVIVGDGGTGKTTFVKRHLTGEFEKKYEPTIGVEVHPLDFFTNCGKIRFYCWDTAGQEKFGGLRDGYYIHGQCAIIMFDVTARLTYKNVPTWHRDLCRVCENIPIVLCGNKVDVKNRQVKAKMVTFHRKKNLQYYEISAKSNYNFEKPFLYLARKLAGDPNLHFVESPALAPPEVQIDLAAQQQYEAEIAAAAAQPLPDDDDDAFE, via the exons ATG GCGCTTCCGAATCAGCAGACTGTGGATTACCCAAGCTTCAAGCTTGTGATCGTCGGGGATGGTGGCACAG GGAAGACGACTTTCGTGAAGAGGCATCTCACCGGAGAATTCGAGAAGAAATATGAAC CTACGATCGGTGTGGAAGTACATCCCTTGGATTTCTTCACTAACTGTGGGAAGATTAGGTTCTATTGCTGGGATACTGCCGGGCAGGAGAAATTTGGTGGGCTGAGAGATGGATACTA CATTCATGGGCAATGTGCTATCATCATGTTTGATGTCACAGCACGGCTTACATACAAAAATGTTCCAACATGGCATAGGGATCTATGCAG GGTTTGTGAGAATATTCCAATTGTTCTCTGTGGCAACAAGGTTGATGTGAAGAACAGGCAGGTTAAGGCTAAGATGGTCACATTCCATAGGAAGAAGAATCTGCAGTATTATGAGATCTCTGCCAAGAGTAATTACAATTTTGAGAAGCCATTCCTCTATTTGGCTAGAAAACTTGCTGG GGATCCCAATCTCCATTTTGTCGAGTCACCTGCACTTGCGCCTCCCGAAGTTCAAATCGATCTGGCTGCTCAACAACA GTACGAGGCTGAGATTGCTGCTGCAGCAGCACAACCGCTGccggatgatgatgatgatgcatttGAGTAG